TCAACTTTTAACAAATACTTTAACTCAAAATGAATCCAGTATAAGTATAGAGTTGTTTAATAAGGATACAAGAGTTCTTTATATATTGCAATTAACTGCATTAAAGGATAATACATTTAGACTCCATATCAATGAAAAAAATCCATTACACGACAGATATGAGCCTGAATATGCTCTTCAGGATCAACCACAAGTATctacattaaatttaattgaaaaaactacagatcatataattataacaagTGGAGAAAAcaaagttatattatatactagtCCATTTAGAGTGGATTTATACTCTCAGAATATATTGGTTGTGTCTGCAAATGCAAGAGGTCTTATGAGATTTGAACATCATCGTATAAAACCTAAGTATGTTTCATAAagctattattaaatatacataattaattacattttttaataacgatTAACAGGAAACCggaacaagaagaaaatgCTGAAAATGCTGAAAATGCTGAAATAAATGGCAATAGTGATGCTCCAGGTGATGGTGCAGATGATGATCCAGGCGCTTGGGAGGAAAGTTTTAAAACTCATCATGACTCAAAACCTTTTGGCCCAGAAGCAATTGCTTTGGATTTCAGCTTTCCTGGTGCTGAATATGCATATGGTGTACCAGAACATGCAGATTCCTTTGCTCTAAAATCTACAAAACAATCTGATCCTTACAGATTATACAATTTAGATGTATTTGAATATGAAGTCAATGAAAGAATGTCAATTTATGGAGCAATACCTGTTCTCTATGCTCATGGTAAAGAAAGAACAACTGGCATCTTTTGGCATAATGCTGCAGAAACGTGGGTCGATATTTTATCAAGTACAGACAATAATGTTGTAGAAAGTATTGTAAACTTTGTATCTCGATCTGCTAAAAAATCACAAGTGGATGCTCATTTCATGTCAGAAGCTGGTGTAATAGATGTATTCTTTATGTTAGGTCCTAAACCTCTGGATGTATTTAAACAGTACACAACTTTAACAGGTACAGCACCATTACCTCAAATGTTTACTTTAGGCTATCATCAAAGTCGTTGGAATTACAACGATCAAGATGATGTTATACAAGTAGCAGAAAATTTTGATACACATGATTTACCTTTGGATGTTATGTGGCTCGATATCGAGTACACCgacagtaaaaaatattttacttggGACGGACGAAAATTTCCAAATCCTATTGAAATGGTGCATAATTTAACTGCAAAAGGTAGAAAATTGGTTGTAATTATTGATCCGCATATTAAACGTGATCCTGGTTACTTTTTGCATAATGATGCCACAAAAATGGGTTATTACATTAAAACAAGAGATGGAAAAGACTACGAGGGTTGGTGTTGGCCAGGATCATCTTCGTATTTGGACTTTTTCGATCCGGCGGTACGAGAATATTATATCAGTCAATATAGTTTAGATAAATTCCATGGTACCACTAATGATGTGTACATCTGGAATGATATGAACGAACCAAGCGTATTTAATGGTCCCGAAGTAACTATGCCTAAAGATGTAATCCATTATGGTGGTTGGGAGCATAGAAGTGTTCACAATATTAATGGACTTCTTTTGTCTATGGCTACGTATGAAGCTTTATTTAGAAGATCAGAAGGCACACTACGGCCATTTACACTTGTGAGATCTTTCTTCGCTggttcacaacgttatacagctATGTGGACTGGCGATAATACAGGCGATTGGGATCACCTACGTGTAAGTTATCCAATGTGCCTCTCTTTAGCCGTTTCTGGAATGTCATTCTGTGGAGCAGATGTTGCTGGTTTCTTCAAAAATCCAGACTCTGAACTGTTCATTAGATGGAATCAAGCTGGTGCCTGGCTTCCTTTTTATCGTCAGCATTCTCATATTGAAACTAAACGGCGCGAACCTTGGTTATTTAACGAAGAAACTCTTCAAATTGTCAAAGAGGCTTTTAGAATGAGATATTCATATCTACCATTATGGTATACACTTTTCCGAGAACATGAAGTAAATGGCACTCCGGTAGTGCGACCTTTATGGGCTCATTATCCAAGTGAAACTGAGACATATGCTATCgatgatgaaatattaatcgGTGACTCTATACTTGTACGCCCGGTCTTTCAACCATCAGTTACAGATGTCAACGTATATTTCCCTGGAGAAGGCACAGTAATTTGGTATGACGTTGATACCATGCAACCATATTATCGGCCAGGTTTAGTTAATATTCCGGTGACTCTTCATAAAATTCCGGTATTCCAAAGAGGCGGCTCTATCGTTCCACGTAAAATGAGAATACGTCGTAGTACAGTCGCAATGAAAAATGATCCCTATACTTTGATAGTTACAACAGATTCTGCGGGTAAAGCTAATGGCACATTGTACATCGATGACGAAGCTAGCTTTGAATATCGTCATggaaaatacttatatttaaGACTCAgttttgaaagaaataaattaacgtCTACATTTATCGACAAATCATCTTCATATCAGACAGAAAGCTGGTTGGAAAGGGTAGATATTGCAAATCCACCTAAAGGTGTTAAATCTGCTATATTAAATTCACGCAGTATGTATCATcctaattcaattaaaaaacgtatcatttaacattataattaaattacgaattatttGTGTTTTAGGTATGGCAAAGGTTAATTTGGAGACTAAATACAATCCAAACAATAATGTATTAACCGTGCGTAAGCCAGGTGTAAATATGGGAGAAGAATGGTCTATCGAACTGATCCATTAGAAGTTTACTCATCATAGACTCAGTAATCATACATTAATgccaattttctattattcacGTATTTTTGTTAGCTATGTGTGATCAAAATGCCATTGTATACCGTAACGAGATAAATACAACATAGAGTTAATgtaaatgatatatatatcagATATTTCACCAAATTAAAGATTactttgaattaattaaacaatagATAATGTAAAACTATTACTTaatgtgtaaaatttataattatgcaTGTTAACTTGGACAAAACATATATAGGAGCATTATCATATGTAAGTACATATTAGAGGTAGGAACATTAAATATGTTcctttgaataaatatttaaatacttaataCATTAAGTTTTatgttcatatattttataattaatttttaattctacatgatgttgtttatttcttatttc
The nucleotide sequence above comes from Bombus fervidus isolate BK054 chromosome 6, iyBomFerv1, whole genome shotgun sequence. Encoded proteins:
- the Gcs2alpha gene encoding glucosidase 2 subunit alpha isoform X3, giving the protein MASYVRLGLIFLLVCSFLLIDAVNRDVFKTCEQSSFCRRCRKVEPGKTPYQLLTNTLTQNESSISIELFNKDTRVLYILQLTALKDNTFRLHINEKNPLHDRYEPEYALQDQPQVSTLNLIEKTTDHIIITSGENKVILYTSPFRVDLYSQNILVVSANARGLMRFEHHRIKPKKPEQEENAENAENAEINGNSDAPGDGADDDPGAWEESFKTHHDSKPFGPEAIALDFSFPGAEYAYGVPEHADSFALKSTKQSDPYRLYNLDVFEYEVNERMSIYGAIPVLYAHGKERTTGIFWHNAAETWVDILSSTDNNVVESIVNFVSRSAKKSQVDAHFMSEAGVIDVFFMLGPKPLDVFKQYTTLTGTAPLPQMFTLGYHQSRWNYNDQDDVIQVAENFDTHDLPLDVMWLDIEYTDSKKYFTWDGRKFPNPIEMVHNLTAKGRKLVVIIDPHIKRDPGYFLHNDATKMGYYIKTRDGKDYEGWCWPGSSSYLDFFDPAVREYYISQYSLDKFHGTTNDVYIWNDMNEPSVFNGPEVTMPKDVIHYGGWEHRSVHNINGLLLSMATYEALFRRSEGTLRPFTLVRSFFAGSQRYTAMWTGDNTGDWDHLRVSYPMCLSLAVSGMSFCGADVAGFFKNPDSELFIRWNQAGAWLPFYRQHSHIETKRREPWLFNEETLQIVKEAFRMRYSYLPLWYTLFREHEVNGTPVVRPLWAHYPSETETYAIDDEILIGDSILVRPVFQPSVTDVNVYFPGEGTVIWYDVDTMQPYYRPGLVNIPVTLHKIPVFQRGGSIVPRKMRIRRSTVAMKNDPYTLIVTTDSAGKANGTLYIDDEASFEYRHGKYLYLRLSFERNKLTSTFIDKSSSYQTESWLERVDIANPPKGVKSAILNSRSMAKVNLETKYNPNNNVLTVRKPGVNMGEEWSIELIH
- the Gcs2alpha gene encoding glucosidase 2 subunit alpha isoform X2, yielding MFFPLLFRNKTLGLIFLLVCSFLLIDAVNRDVFKTCEQSSFCRRCRKVEPGKTPYQLLTNTLTQNESSISIELFNKDTRVLYILQLTALKDNTFRLHINEKNPLHDRYEPEYALQDQPQVSTLNLIEKTTDHIIITSGENKVILYTSPFRVDLYSQNILVVSANARGLMRFEHHRIKPEQEENAENAENAEINGNSDAPGDGADDDPGAWEESFKTHHDSKPFGPEAIALDFSFPGAEYAYGVPEHADSFALKSTKQSDPYRLYNLDVFEYEVNERMSIYGAIPVLYAHGKERTTGIFWHNAAETWVDILSSTDNNVVESIVNFVSRSAKKSQVDAHFMSEAGVIDVFFMLGPKPLDVFKQYTTLTGTAPLPQMFTLGYHQSRWNYNDQDDVIQVAENFDTHDLPLDVMWLDIEYTDSKKYFTWDGRKFPNPIEMVHNLTAKGRKLVVIIDPHIKRDPGYFLHNDATKMGYYIKTRDGKDYEGWCWPGSSSYLDFFDPAVREYYISQYSLDKFHGTTNDVYIWNDMNEPSVFNGPEVTMPKDVIHYGGWEHRSVHNINGLLLSMATYEALFRRSEGTLRPFTLVRSFFAGSQRYTAMWTGDNTGDWDHLRVSYPMCLSLAVSGMSFCGADVAGFFKNPDSELFIRWNQAGAWLPFYRQHSHIETKRREPWLFNEETLQIVKEAFRMRYSYLPLWYTLFREHEVNGTPVVRPLWAHYPSETETYAIDDEILIGDSILVRPVFQPSVTDVNVYFPGEGTVIWYDVDTMQPYYRPGLVNIPVTLHKIPVFQRGGSIVPRKMRIRRSTVAMKNDPYTLIVTTDSAGKANGTLYIDDEASFEYRHGKYLYLRLSFERNKLTSTFIDKSSSYQTESWLERVDIANPPKGVKSAILNSRSMAKVNLETKYNPNNNVLTVRKPGVNMGEEWSIELIH
- the Gcs2alpha gene encoding glucosidase 2 subunit alpha isoform X1, producing the protein MFFPLLFRNKTLGLIFLLVCSFLLIDAVNRDVFKTCEQSSFCRRCRKVEPGKTPYQLLTNTLTQNESSISIELFNKDTRVLYILQLTALKDNTFRLHINEKNPLHDRYEPEYALQDQPQVSTLNLIEKTTDHIIITSGENKVILYTSPFRVDLYSQNILVVSANARGLMRFEHHRIKPKKPEQEENAENAENAEINGNSDAPGDGADDDPGAWEESFKTHHDSKPFGPEAIALDFSFPGAEYAYGVPEHADSFALKSTKQSDPYRLYNLDVFEYEVNERMSIYGAIPVLYAHGKERTTGIFWHNAAETWVDILSSTDNNVVESIVNFVSRSAKKSQVDAHFMSEAGVIDVFFMLGPKPLDVFKQYTTLTGTAPLPQMFTLGYHQSRWNYNDQDDVIQVAENFDTHDLPLDVMWLDIEYTDSKKYFTWDGRKFPNPIEMVHNLTAKGRKLVVIIDPHIKRDPGYFLHNDATKMGYYIKTRDGKDYEGWCWPGSSSYLDFFDPAVREYYISQYSLDKFHGTTNDVYIWNDMNEPSVFNGPEVTMPKDVIHYGGWEHRSVHNINGLLLSMATYEALFRRSEGTLRPFTLVRSFFAGSQRYTAMWTGDNTGDWDHLRVSYPMCLSLAVSGMSFCGADVAGFFKNPDSELFIRWNQAGAWLPFYRQHSHIETKRREPWLFNEETLQIVKEAFRMRYSYLPLWYTLFREHEVNGTPVVRPLWAHYPSETETYAIDDEILIGDSILVRPVFQPSVTDVNVYFPGEGTVIWYDVDTMQPYYRPGLVNIPVTLHKIPVFQRGGSIVPRKMRIRRSTVAMKNDPYTLIVTTDSAGKANGTLYIDDEASFEYRHGKYLYLRLSFERNKLTSTFIDKSSSYQTESWLERVDIANPPKGVKSAILNSRSMAKVNLETKYNPNNNVLTVRKPGVNMGEEWSIELIH